GAACTGGTGAACTACCGGGTACGCGGAAACTACATGATCGTCGACCGGCTGTTCGCCGCCGCCGAGCTGCGGTTCGGTGCGGGCAAAGACCAGAAGCGCGTCCGCATCTCCCGCACCGACGGGAGGCCGGCATCGTGAGCGACGAACGCGATCCCGAAAAGGAAGAAGGTCGGGCGCCGGGTTCGACGCCCCAGCCTCAGCCGGCCGACGATGATGACACCCGGCCGCTCACCGGCGAGCCGGCTGTGACGATGCGCCTGCGCGCCGAGCCGCCGCGTGTGACCCGCCTGTCCCGCAAGGTGCTGGCCGGTCTCGGTCTCGCTGCCAGCCTCGGTGTTGGCGGCGCGCTGATCTATGCGCTTCAGACCCGTCACCAGGGCCAGGGACAGGAACTGTATTCGACCGACAATCGCTCGACCCCGGACGGGCTCGCTGGCTTGCCGAAGGATTATTCCGGCGTCCCAAAGCTCGGCCCGCCGCTCCCCGGCGATCTCGGCCGCCCGATCCTGAATGCGCAGAATGGCGCTACAGTCCCGCCGATCAGCGCGCCAGCATCAGGCCCGGTGGGACCGACCCCCGAGGAGCAGCGCCGGGCGCAGGAGCTGGAGGCGGCGCGGACCGCACGGTTGTTCGCCTCGACCGAGACTCGGCCCGCCAGTGCTGGGGCCTCGGCACAGCCCACCGCGACCGCCACGCCGCCGGCCGATCTCGCCAGCCTCGGCCTCGCGCCGCAGCCAGCGACGCCATCCGCGCAGGATCGCCAGCTCGCCTTCCTCAACCAGGCGCCCGACAAGCGCACTGTCGCGCCGGATCGGGTGGCCGCGCCGGCGTCGAAGAACGTCCTGCAGGCCGGCGCCGTCATCGCCGCCGCGCTCATCACCGGCATCCGCTCCGATCTTCCCGGCCAGATCACCGCGCAGGTGACGGAAAACGTCTATGACAGTCCGACGGGCAAGATATTGCTTGTGCCCCAGGGCACGCGCGTCATCGGTCAATATGACAGCGGCGTCGGCTTCGGTCAGCGGCGCATACTCCTCGTCTGGAACCGGCTGATCTTCCCCAATGGCCGCTCCATCGTTCTGGAGCGTCAGCCTGGCGCCGACGGCGAGGGATACGCCGGCCTCGAGGATGGTGTCGATTATCATTGGGGCGAACTGTTCAAGGCCGCCGCGCTCTCCACCATCTTGAGCGTCGGCGCGCAGGCCGGTTCATCGGGCCAGGAGAGCGACATCGTTCGCGCTCTACGACGCGGGGCTTCGGACAGCATCAACCAGACGGGTCAGCAGATCGTTCAGCGCCAGCTCAACATCGCGCCGACCCTGACCATCCGGCCGGGCTTCCCGGTCCGCGTCATCGTCACGCGCGATCTCGTTCTCGAATCCTACGGAGGCTGACATGGCAAAATTGAAGCTTGGGCCGATCGTGGATGAGAAACCTGTAAAGGCGGCGGTGGAACTGCCTGCTTCTCTTCATCGGGATCTCACGGCCTATGCGGAAGCACTCGCCCGTGAGACTGGCCAGCCTGTCACAGACCCCATGAAGCTGATCGTGCCGATGCTGGAGCGATTCATCACGTCCGACCGGGGATTTGCAAAGGCGCGCCGCGCTTCGCGCTAGATCGTGGCCCGACTCCGGGCGAGATCCAGTAGGCCGCGAAGCGCTTTGCTGGAATTGTGCGGCGACCAAATGGCGCTGAACCTTAGCGGCTCCGGTTCGTCGCGCAGCGGCAAGAAAGTGACGCCAGGAAAGGCGGCTTGCGCTGTTGCTTCGCTGCAAAGGGTTATTCCGTAATCGCCCGCCACCATCGAGAGGAGCAAGCAGCGGTCGACGTTGCAGCGTTGCACGCGCGGTTGCAGGCCACGTTCTTCAAAGCGGCGCAAGACATGATCATGCACCTGTGGTCCGGTTCCGTTGTAGCGCACCAGAAATAAATCATCCTTCAGGTCGCACCAATGCAGCGCGTCGCCGCTGGCGCGGAGATCGCGTGTCGACACCGCGATGAACAGGGGTTCCGTCCAAAGCGCCCGGCAGTGGCAATCCGGGACGTCGGTGATCGCAGCGACGAATGCAACGTCCAGGCTGCCTTCGCGCACCCGCAGGATCGCGTCCTTGGCACGTCCGTCGAATAGCTCCAGTTCAACGCCCGGCCACTGCTGACGGTAACAATGGAGAAGATCGGCCAGGAATCCGGCGGCGATCGTCGTCGGCACGGCGAGCCGCACGCGGCCGAGTTCGCCGGTGCCAATCATCCCGGCTGTCTTCACCGCATAGGCAAGCTGGTCTATTCCATCGGCGACCTGCGCCAGAAAGAAGCGTCCAGCTTCGGTCGGCTGGACGCCACGATGCCGTCGCTCGAACAGACGGACGCCGAGCGTCTCTTCCAATGCACGGATGCGCTCGCTCACCGACGACTGGCTGACGCCGAGCGCGGTGGCCGCATGCCGGAAGTTCAAATGCTCGCCGACGGCGACAGCCTGGATCAACGAGGCGAGCGGGATGCGTGTGCCCAGAAGGCGGCACTGCCGGCAGTGCAGGGCGTCGGCTTCCTCCGACCACTTGCAGGGGCGACGCCTCACCATCGTGCTCCCAATGCGGCAGTGCGGTCACAATGGCGTCGGCATCGTTGGCGCCGCGGGCAAGGTTCGGTCCGTCCCAGCGCCCGTCGAGCAGGCAGGGCAGCACCAGCCGTCGCGTCGCCAGCGGCGGACATCCGACGATGCCGGCGGCCGTGGACGGCCTGCGCTGCGTCATCAGCACCTCTTGTCGGACTCACACCGGCGGCTACGGTCACCGAGCAACGGATAAAATCGATGGCGTGATCTCCGTCAGAACCGGTAGCGCAGGCTGGCGCCGAGCTAACGAGCAAGGCAAGCGCGCGGTGCAGGGACGGTTCGATGAGACGGTCCTGCAGTCTGGAACGATCGGTTGCGATCATGGAAGACCGATATTGTCTTCACTGTTCTCAGTCCGCTCTTTAGCGATCGGCCGCTCCAGTCTTTGTTCAGCCCCGTCTTCACCAGCATGCACGCTCCAAAGAATCAAATCCGCGAAAATCACAAACGAAAATCGCGAGTTTAGGACTGCATGTCTCTCCTCGAAAACGAGGAGAGATGACAAAAATCTTGCACGTTAATTGCAGTTTGGCGCGACAATGGCCTTGAAACTCAACGCAGCATTCTTCAGAAACTCGATGAGTTCCGTGTCTGGCGTAGAAATGGGTTGTTCTTTGGATTCTTGCTTCGCGCGATATTGCCATGATGAACCGATCGCGCGTCCGTCGTCATAAAGGCCGTCCCCAGCATCCCGTTCCCGGCACGCTGCCTGACGATCTCTATGACTATTACAGTGATGCGCCGGCGGCGCATCGCGACTCGCCGACCAGAAACACGACCAGAACCTGGCGCGTCGACGACGACTGGCCCGAGCGTGTGCCGGTCACAGAGGTCGAGGTTGACATCTTCGAGCGCTACTTCGGCGATGTGCTCGACCGACTGTTCGGCCCCATCGAGAACACGTCCCCGAACGCGGACTTGCCACCATTAACATCTGATGTTAACGATAGGTCGTGAGCGAGGATCACGACCCGACCCTCGACACGCTCTTCGAGCCGCCTTCGGGCAGGCGGTGGATGTGGTGTTGAAGGAGCGAGACATTTTATGAAGACGCTGCAGGTCGGAATCGCCGACTATGAAGAAATAAAGGCTCGCACCATGCGGATCGCACGCGGCGACGAAAAGCCCGCGCCGGACGATCCGAAGGTGTGGTTCACCTCCACCGAATCCTTCGCGCAAATTCTCTCCAGCGGAAACCGCGAGTTGCTGCGCGTTATCGACGAACAATCGCCCGGATCGCTGGAGGATCTGTCAAGAATTACTGGGCGAGCCAAGTCCAGTCTGTCTCGAACACTCAAAACGATGGCGAACTATGGCCTTGTCCGAATGGACCCCGGCGAAGGTCAGAAAGTTGTGCCCACGGTGCTGTATGACCGCGTGACCCTGGAGTTGCCGTTGATCGAGCGCCGCAAAATGAAGGGAGGCAGGCGATGAATATGCACAGTCCCGATGTCGCCCAGCGCGCCGCCCTCTACCTGCGCGTCTCCACCACGCGGCAGGCCGAACACGACGTATCGATCCCCGATCAGCGCAAACAGGGCGAAGCCTATTGCGCATCGCGCGGCTATCGGCTCATCGAAACCTTCGTGGAAGCCGGCGCCTCCGCCACCAACGACCGCCGCCCCGAATTCCAGCGTATGATCGAAGCGGGCACATCGAAGCCCGCACCCTTCGATGTCGTCGTGGTGCATTCCTTCAGCCGTTTCTTCCGCGACCACTTCGAGCTTGAGTTCTACGTCCGCAAGCTGGCGAAGAATGGCGTCAAGCTCGTCTCCATCACGCAGGAGATGGGCGACGATCCCATGCACGTCATGATGCGCCAGATCATGGCGCTGTTCGACGAGTATCAGTCCAAGGAGAACGCCAAGCACGTCCTGCGCGCCATGAACGAGAATGCGCGGCAAGGCTTCTGGAATGGCGCGCTGCCGCCGATCGGCTATCGCATCATCGCAGCCGAGCAGCGCGGATCGAAGACCAAGAAGAAACTGGAGATCGACCCGCTGCACGCCGATACAGTGCGGCTGATCTATCGGCTGTTCCTCGAAGGCGATGGCAATTCCGGTCCGTTGGGCGTCAAAGCCATCACCTGCCATCTCAACGAGCGGCGCATCTTCACCCGCGACGGTGGACGCTGGGGCCTCGCACAAATCCACTCGATCCTGACCCGCACGACCTATATCGGTGAGCACCGATTCAACACCCGCTCGCATAAGAACCGCGAGAAAAAGCCCGAGAGCGAGGTCGCAGTCATGGCGGTGCCGCCGCTGATCGACCGCGAGACCTTCGATGCGGTTCAGGCGAAGCTGAAATCCCGCAACCCCATGCTGGTGCCGGCTCGCGTCACGAGCGGTCCCACCCTCCTTACCGGTATCTGCTTCTGCGCCAAATGCGAGGGCGCAATGACGCTGCGCACCGGCAAGGGCAGCGCGGGCGGCATGTATCGCTACTACACCTGCTCAACCAAGGCGCGTCAGGGCAAGACTGGCTGCGAGGGACGATCGATCCCGATGGACAAACTTGACGATCTGATCGCGAGCCACCTGGAAGAACGGCTGCTCCAGCCGGAACGTCTGGAAACTATCCTCTTCAGCCTCCTCGACCGCCGACAGGAACGCGCCGAGCGCCGCCGTGAACACCTCGCTGAACTCAACCGGCGAATCACCGAGACCGACCAGCGGCTCAACCGGCTCTATGACGCCATCGAATCCGGCGTAGCCGCTCTGGACGATTCAGCGCTGAAAGAGCGCATCGCCGGCCTCAAGGCGCTTCGGGATCAGGCCACGGCCGACGCCGAACGCATTCAGGCAACGCTCGACAGCGCAGGCAATCAGGCGATCACCCCGGACATGATCGAGACCTTCTCCAGCGCCGCCCGCGCCGGGCTGCGCCTCGAAGGCGGCGGTTATCGGCGGGATCATCTGCGCGCCTTCGCGCAGCGCGTTGAGGTCGCAGACACCGAGGTTCGCATCACGGGATCGAAGTCGGAGCTGCTGAGAACCCTCGTTGCCGCTTCGAGCGTAAAATCGGCGGCTTTTGGCGTTCGCAGTTCTGTACTGAAATGGCGCGCCCGAAGAGATTCGAACTCCTGACCCCCAGATTCGTAGTCTGGTTTGAAGTTTTGGCCCATACTGCAGTCGAACACGGAGGCGACCATCGCGTTACGCAGCACGGTTCGCCAGCACTGCGTGAAGTGCCTCGGGCTTAAGGTGCGTGTACCGTTTCAGCATTTTCCAGTCCTTGTGTCCGGTTACCAGAGCTACCTGTTCAATTGTGAATCCGGCCTCGAAAAGGCGGCTCGTGCCTTCGTGTCGTAAATCATGAAAATGAAGATCGTGGATATCCAGGTCAGCGCATCCTCGACGGAAGGCGGTGCCGACTGACCGATGATTGAACGGGAAAATCCGATCGTCGTCATTGCTGCGCCGTGCCCGTTGCTCCTCGACAATGGCCCACGCATCGTATCCGGTTGCCGCGAATAGCGGTATGCGCTGATTGTTGCCTTTCTTGTTGCGTGGGTCTTTCCGGTCACGGATGAGAAGCATCCGCGTGCGAGTATTCATATCGGACCAGCGCGCCTTGCAGATTTCCTCCTGGCGCATCGCGGTTGCGACGGCGAAACGTATGATCTGGCTAACCGGTGCCAATTGACGAGGGTTTGCATCGAAGTGAGCAATGAGCCTGTCGAGTTCATCCTGGGTCGGTCGCCTGTCGCGCTGGTGGCCTTTCCCAACGAGGCCAAGCCTCTTTAGGGCGATACGCGCGAGATCAACCGGTTCGACCTTGACGGGCAGTCCGTGCACCGCAGCGGCATGAGACAGGATAAGTTTTACAAAGCCGATGTCGATACCGAGCGTCATTGGCCCGGCGCCTTGGGTGGCCCGGTCGCGACCAAAACGAATGAGTCGTTCGCGATCGAGAGCCGCGATGTTGCACTTCCCCAGATGTCTTTGGAGCATATCGAGGGTTGCGGCCTTGGAGCGGCGAGGGGACTTGCCTACATCGCACATGTCGTCGATATGAAGGTCGATGAGTTCGCCGAAAGTTTTCAGGCGCGCGATACGGGACTTGGTCGGCGTCTCACCGCGATCGACTTGGCGCTCGGCTTCGGTCGCCCAGCGCCGTGCGTCGTCTCGGCGCAGGAAGGTCTCGCTGACGTAGCGACCTTTGCGACGGACTTGGACACGCCAGGAACCGGACGAGAGCTTTGTGTAGGTGGCCATTTTTTCGTGTGCGCTCCGTGTGCACTGAGAGATCGAAACGTGGCGAAAAGGGTCGTATTCTGGCGTAAATTCGTCTGCACTCAGCAGGTTCTAATGATCTGATGTTAAAGAAAAAATGCTGAAAAATCAATATTATAGAGTAGCCGTGGCGCCCATGATGGATTGGACGGACCGGCATTGCCGCTTCTTCCATCGCCAGCTGACGCGTCATGCGCTGCTCTACACCGAAATGGTGGTGGCGGATGCGGCCATCCATGGCCAGCGTGAGCGGCTGCTGGGCTTCGATGCGGTCGAGCATCCGGTGGCCTTGCAACTCGGCGGTTCGGACCCGCGAAAGCTCGCCGAGGCGGCACGCATCGGCGAAGGTTTTGGCTATGGCGAGATCAACCTCAATGTCGGCTGTCCTTCGGACCGGGTGCAGTCCGGCACGTTCGGTGCCTGCCTGATGCAGACGCCGGCGCTGGTCGCCAACTGCGTGGCGGCGATGAAAGCGGCGGTGGCGATACCGGTGACGGTGAAATGCCGCATCGGCGTCGACGACCAGGACCCGGAGGTCGCGCTCGACGCGCTGGCCGACGGCGTGTTCGCGGCCGGCGCCGACGCCTTGTGGGTGCATGCGCGCAAGGCCTGGCTGCAGGGGCTCAGCCCGAAGGAAAACCGCGACATCCCGCCGCTCGACTATGACCGCGTCTACCGCCTGAAGGCACGGCTGCCGCAGCGTTTCATCGGCATTAATGGCGGTGTTCCGTCGATCGACGAGGCGGTGCGCCATCTCGGCCATGTCGACGGCGTCATGCTCGGCCGCGCCGCCTATCATACGCCCGGCATACTGGCCGGCGCCGACGCCGCGCTCTACGGGACTGTGCCGGAGCCGGTCGATTTCGC
The genomic region above belongs to Mesorhizobium terrae and contains:
- a CDS encoding TrbI/VirB10 family protein, which produces MSDERDPEKEEGRAPGSTPQPQPADDDDTRPLTGEPAVTMRLRAEPPRVTRLSRKVLAGLGLAASLGVGGALIYALQTRHQGQGQELYSTDNRSTPDGLAGLPKDYSGVPKLGPPLPGDLGRPILNAQNGATVPPISAPASGPVGPTPEEQRRAQELEAARTARLFASTETRPASAGASAQPTATATPPADLASLGLAPQPATPSAQDRQLAFLNQAPDKRTVAPDRVAAPASKNVLQAGAVIAAALITGIRSDLPGQITAQVTENVYDSPTGKILLVPQGTRVIGQYDSGVGFGQRRILLVWNRLIFPNGRSIVLERQPGADGEGYAGLEDGVDYHWGELFKAAALSTILSVGAQAGSSGQESDIVRALRRGASDSINQTGQQIVQRQLNIAPTLTIRPGFPVRVIVTRDLVLESYGG
- a CDS encoding DUF2274 domain-containing protein yields the protein MAKLKLGPIVDEKPVKAAVELPASLHRDLTAYAEALARETGQPVTDPMKLIVPMLERFITSDRGFAKARRASR
- a CDS encoding LysR family transcriptional regulator; this translates as MVRRRPCKWSEEADALHCRQCRLLGTRIPLASLIQAVAVGEHLNFRHAATALGVSQSSVSERIRALEETLGVRLFERRHRGVQPTEAGRFFLAQVADGIDQLAYAVKTAGMIGTGELGRVRLAVPTTIAAGFLADLLHCYRQQWPGVELELFDGRAKDAILRVREGSLDVAFVAAITDVPDCHCRALWTEPLFIAVSTRDLRASGDALHWCDLKDDLFLVRYNGTGPQVHDHVLRRFEERGLQPRVQRCNVDRCLLLSMVAGDYGITLCSEATAQAAFPGVTFLPLRDEPEPLRFSAIWSPHNSSKALRGLLDLARSRATI
- a CDS encoding helix-turn-helix domain-containing protein, yielding MKTLQVGIADYEEIKARTMRIARGDEKPAPDDPKVWFTSTESFAQILSSGNRELLRVIDEQSPGSLEDLSRITGRAKSSLSRTLKTMANYGLVRMDPGEGQKVVPTVLYDRVTLELPLIERRKMKGGRR
- a CDS encoding recombinase family protein, with the translated sequence MNMHSPDVAQRAALYLRVSTTRQAEHDVSIPDQRKQGEAYCASRGYRLIETFVEAGASATNDRRPEFQRMIEAGTSKPAPFDVVVVHSFSRFFRDHFELEFYVRKLAKNGVKLVSITQEMGDDPMHVMMRQIMALFDEYQSKENAKHVLRAMNENARQGFWNGALPPIGYRIIAAEQRGSKTKKKLEIDPLHADTVRLIYRLFLEGDGNSGPLGVKAITCHLNERRIFTRDGGRWGLAQIHSILTRTTYIGEHRFNTRSHKNREKKPESEVAVMAVPPLIDRETFDAVQAKLKSRNPMLVPARVTSGPTLLTGICFCAKCEGAMTLRTGKGSAGGMYRYYTCSTKARQGKTGCEGRSIPMDKLDDLIASHLEERLLQPERLETILFSLLDRRQERAERRREHLAELNRRITETDQRLNRLYDAIESGVAALDDSALKERIAGLKALRDQATADAERIQATLDSAGNQAITPDMIETFSSAARAGLRLEGGGYRRDHLRAFAQRVEVADTEVRITGSKSELLRTLVAASSVKSAAFGVRSSVLKWRARRDSNS
- a CDS encoding tyrosine-type recombinase/integrase, producing the protein MATYTKLSSGSWRVQVRRKGRYVSETFLRRDDARRWATEAERQVDRGETPTKSRIARLKTFGELIDLHIDDMCDVGKSPRRSKAATLDMLQRHLGKCNIAALDRERLIRFGRDRATQGAGPMTLGIDIGFVKLILSHAAAVHGLPVKVEPVDLARIALKRLGLVGKGHQRDRRPTQDELDRLIAHFDANPRQLAPVSQIIRFAVATAMRQEEICKARWSDMNTRTRMLLIRDRKDPRNKKGNNQRIPLFAATGYDAWAIVEEQRARRSNDDDRIFPFNHRSVGTAFRRGCADLDIHDLHFHDLRHEGTSRLFEAGFTIEQVALVTGHKDWKMLKRYTHLKPEALHAVLANRAA
- the dusA gene encoding tRNA dihydrouridine(20/20a) synthase DusA, which gives rise to MLKNQYYRVAVAPMMDWTDRHCRFFHRQLTRHALLYTEMVVADAAIHGQRERLLGFDAVEHPVALQLGGSDPRKLAEAARIGEGFGYGEINLNVGCPSDRVQSGTFGACLMQTPALVANCVAAMKAAVAIPVTVKCRIGVDDQDPEVALDALADGVFAAGADALWVHARKAWLQGLSPKENRDIPPLDYDRVYRLKARLPQRFIGINGGVPSIDEAVRHLGHVDGVMLGRAAYHTPGILAGADAALYGTVPEPVDFAALIETMAAYAARHIEQGGRLGHVTRHMVGLFHGLPGARRWRQILSTDATKPGAGGEVLRAAFAAIDFAGAEEAA